A stretch of the bacterium genome encodes the following:
- a CDS encoding PAS domain S-box protein, whose translation MPEDKINNVPEWRVEFHRKIKWLLIFRFLIILILFIAVILFFPESKEIRILLVLYGVVTLGYLGSLYYWDIVRKELNFKFLYSIEIFFELLVETGLVHMTGGGGSPLILLYALTILSSAFVFQLLGTVMTATAATLFYALMLYFEFMGIIPRPGTALSELILSSKETLFYMAYVQSCFLYMMAFLSGYLSQKLRMHLDKLEETKLELERVKWNTDQILQHMRSGLMTIDEDGNVVYFNNAASQILQLPINRVLERNLNEIGEERLSPLWGLITEFMRGESKWKSIEVTIRDKAGEEIPLEVSLDKLTIEGNPEGVIVLFDDITEK comes from the coding sequence ATGCCTGAGGATAAGATAAATAATGTGCCTGAATGGCGCGTGGAGTTCCACAGAAAGATAAAATGGCTTCTTATATTCAGGTTTCTTATAATTCTTATACTTTTTATTGCGGTAATACTTTTCTTTCCTGAATCAAAGGAAATAAGGATACTCTTGGTTCTCTACGGGGTGGTTACGCTTGGATATCTTGGTTCGCTTTATTACTGGGATATCGTGCGAAAAGAACTTAACTTCAAGTTCCTTTATTCTATAGAAATATTTTTCGAATTGCTGGTTGAAACAGGTCTCGTGCATATGACAGGCGGTGGTGGAAGCCCACTTATATTGCTTTACGCTCTTACAATACTTTCCAGTGCCTTCGTGTTCCAGCTTCTTGGTACCGTAATGACCGCGACTGCAGCTACCCTGTTCTATGCCTTGATGCTTTACTTTGAGTTTATGGGGATTATTCCCAGACCGGGAACAGCTCTTTCGGAGCTTATTCTTTCGAGTAAAGAAACTCTATTCTATATGGCTTATGTGCAATCGTGCTTTTTGTATATGATGGCGTTTCTTTCCGGCTATCTCTCCCAGAAACTGAGAATGCATCTTGACAAGCTTGAGGAAACCAAGCTTGAGCTTGAGCGAGTGAAGTGGAACACTGACCAGATTCTGCAACACATGAGAAGCGGCCTTATGACGATTGATGAGGACGGAAATGTTGTTTATTTCAACAATGCTGCATCACAAATTCTGCAGTTGCCCATTAACAGAGTTCTTGAGAGGAACCTAAACGAAATAGGCGAGGAGAGACTTAGTCCATTATGGGGACTTATAACTGAATTTATGCGCGGAGAAAGTAAGTGGAAGTCAATAGAGGTCACGATACGGGACAAAGCAGGCGAGGAAATTCCCCTCGAAGTATCGCTGGACAAGCTGACAATCGAGGGAAACCCTGAGGGGGTAATAGTTTTGTTCGACGATATAACCGAAAAAA
- a CDS encoding type II secretion system F family protein: MPVFEYTGRTPTGQTVSGTLEAKNKQELMQLLRRQRVIVTNVKRKSKSLNLTIGTGVKAVEISRFTRQFAVMIEAGLPLVQCLDILAAQTTNKVLARVIANVRDTVSSGSTLADALAKEKKVFDQLYVSMIEAGEVGGALDVILKRLADYREKADAIKRKIKGALTYPAIMLVMLVLISFIMLTFIIPIFAGMFEGLGAELPKPTQIVINLSNWLKGNLHLIIGGAILIVIIYKLMRKNSKTRYYIDYLFLKLPLFGMLIRKTAVARFSRTLGTLIQSGVNIIDALQVTAKTAGNDVIARAIKNAIIAISQGETIAKPLEESRVFPPMVVQMINVGEKTGNLDTMLAKIADFYEEEVDSAVETLTAMIEPLMTVVMGIVVGGLLVAMYLPMFDIIGKIKA, translated from the coding sequence ATGCCAGTGTTTGAATATACAGGAAGGACGCCGACAGGACAAACTGTATCGGGAACTCTCGAGGCAAAAAACAAACAGGAATTAATGCAGCTTCTCAGGCGGCAACGGGTTATAGTTACCAATGTTAAGCGCAAGTCGAAGTCGCTAAACCTTACGATAGGCACAGGTGTAAAAGCTGTGGAGATATCCCGTTTCACCAGGCAGTTCGCTGTGATGATAGAAGCGGGATTGCCGCTCGTGCAATGTCTTGACATTCTTGCTGCCCAAACCACGAACAAAGTTCTTGCCAGAGTAATAGCCAATGTTAGAGATACCGTTTCAAGTGGAAGCACACTTGCCGATGCTCTTGCCAAGGAAAAGAAGGTTTTCGACCAGCTTTATGTCAGCATGATTGAGGCAGGCGAGGTCGGTGGTGCGCTTGATGTTATTCTTAAAAGGCTTGCTGATTATCGTGAAAAAGCCGACGCGATAAAGCGCAAAATAAAGGGTGCGCTGACATATCCGGCGATAATGCTCGTTATGCTTGTGCTTATATCGTTTATCATGCTTACATTCATTATACCTATATTCGCTGGCATGTTCGAGGGACTCGGCGCAGAGTTGCCCAAACCAACGCAGATAGTGATTAACTTATCAAATTGGCTTAAAGGAAACCTACATCTTATTATTGGCGGCGCTATCCTCATTGTTATCATCTACAAATTAATGAGGAAAAACAGCAAAACTCGCTATTACATCGATTATCTTTTCCTGAAATTGCCGCTTTTCGGAATGCTCATACGGAAAACCGCGGTGGCGCGTTTCAGCAGAACGCTGGGAACCCTTATCCAGAGCGGAGTTAACATTATAGATGCTCTTCAGGTTACCGCCAAAACCGCTGGGAATGATGTAATAGCAAGAGCAATAAAAAATGCCATAATAGCGATTTCTCAGGGTGAAACTATAGCAAAGCCTCTCGAAGAAAGCAGGGTATTCCCGCCGATGGTCGTTCAAATGATAAATGTTGGCGAGAAAACGGGTAACCTCGATACGATGCTCGCAAAGATAGCTGACTTCTATGAGGAGGAGGTCGACTCTGCTGTGGAAACCCTTACTGCAATGATAGAACCTCTTATGACAGTCGTCATGGGTATAGTAGTTGGGGGGCTTTTGGTTGCAATGTATCTGCCTATGTTCGATATAATCGGTAAGATAAAGGCATAA
- a CDS encoding type IV pilus twitching motility protein PilT: protein MASELSIRELLEEMVKRNASDLHITAGSPPILRIDGELHRLPYDVITPDVSKRMAYSIMTERQKQKFEENWELDLSFGISGLARFRVNIFMQRGSVAMAIRLIPMRILSFEELMLPPVVSTFADFPMGLVLVTGPTGSGKSTTLAALIDKINNTRHAHILTIEDPIEFVHKHKNCIVNQREVGSDTMSFATALKYALREDPDVVLVGEMRDLETISAALTIAETGHLVFATLHTNSCAETVNRIIDIFPPSQQQQIRVQLSFVLQAVITQALLPRIGGGRVPAVEIMVVTPAIRALIREDKVHQIYSAIQAGGKYGMQTMNMSLASLYLKRLITIEDAMRRSPDPNELSELIARQQMQAPARKGF from the coding sequence ATGGCATCTGAGCTTTCCATAAGGGAACTTCTCGAGGAGATGGTCAAGCGGAATGCTTCCGACCTGCATATTACTGCTGGTTCACCACCTATACTAAGGATTGACGGTGAATTGCACCGCTTGCCATACGATGTTATAACGCCTGATGTTTCCAAACGAATGGCGTATTCGATAATGACTGAGCGCCAAAAGCAGAAGTTCGAGGAGAACTGGGAGCTCGACCTTTCCTTTGGGATATCAGGATTAGCAAGGTTCAGGGTGAACATTTTCATGCAGCGCGGAAGTGTGGCTATGGCTATAAGGCTTATTCCGATGAGGATACTTTCCTTTGAAGAGCTGATGCTTCCGCCGGTTGTCTCGACATTCGCTGATTTTCCCATGGGGCTTGTTTTGGTTACCGGACCAACCGGTTCGGGGAAGTCGACAACGCTTGCGGCGCTTATAGACAAGATTAATAACACGAGACATGCTCACATCCTTACGATTGAGGACCCCATAGAGTTCGTGCATAAACATAAAAATTGCATAGTCAACCAGAGAGAGGTTGGTTCCGATACGATGAGTTTCGCTACTGCCCTTAAATATGCGCTGCGAGAAGACCCTGATGTCGTGCTTGTGGGCGAGATGCGCGACCTTGAGACAATATCCGCGGCGCTAACAATAGCAGAAACTGGACACTTGGTTTTCGCAACGCTTCACACGAACTCGTGCGCTGAAACGGTGAATAGAATTATAGACATATTCCCGCCATCTCAGCAGCAACAAATAAGAGTGCAATTATCATTTGTTCTGCAGGCGGTGATAACGCAGGCACTTTTGCCCCGAATAGGAGGTGGAAGGGTTCCAGCTGTGGAGATTATGGTGGTGACTCCGGCTATTAGAGCGCTTATCCGCGAGGACAAAGTCCATCAGATTTATTCAGCAATACAGGCGGGCGGAAAATATGGAATGCAAACTATGAATATGTCTCTGGCATCGCTTTATCTTAAGCGATTAATAACGATAGAGGATGCCATGAGGCGTTCGCCTGACCCTAACGAACTGTCCGAACTGATAGCAAGGCAACAAATGCAAGCACCAGCCCGGAAAGGTTTCTAA